One genomic region from Biomphalaria glabrata chromosome 7, xgBioGlab47.1, whole genome shotgun sequence encodes:
- the LOC129927463 gene encoding piggyBac transposable element-derived protein 4-like gives MDSDSDYQPETDVDSSDDEVWELIDSSDDSDDENIPPNSTLNATQPNVNYGYDVLDTMPEAPASFLPERVPGIQLDQVRTRDSAKQFFRAIDFFKLYFTMDIVLQICQYTNTYATEHGLQKPSVFQSWYELSPDEFYRFCGLIMYAGIVQVPNIERFWSTKSLYNGLWARAFMSRDRFKAIMCFIKVSNPLTEDPNGKLCKVRMLTTYIRMKCIKLYQPHQNVSIDERMVRNKGKYAFRQYIRDKPTKWGMKLWILADSLSGYTYDFDIYLGKQDNGPFGLAYGVVMKLTKSISRQGYRLFF, from the exons ATGGACTCAGATTCAGATTATCAGCCTGAAACTGATGTAGATTCAAGTGATGATGAAGTCTGGGAACTCATTGACTCTTCAGATGATTCAGATGATGAGAATATTCCTCCCAACAGCACTCTGAATGCGACACAGCCAAACGT aAACTATGGCTATGATGTGCTGGACACTATGCCAGAGGCCCCAGCAAGCTTTCTTCCAGAAAGGGTTCCTGGTATACAGCTTGACCAGGTTAGGACACGAGACTCTGCTAAACAATTTTTCAGAGCTATTgacttttttaaactttattttacaatggaTATTGTTTTGCAAATCTGTCAATACACCAACACCTATGCAACTGAACATGGACTGCAGAAACCAAGTGTGTTCCAGAGTTGGTATGAACTAAGCCCTGACGAATTCTACAGATTCTGTGGACTTATCATGTATGCTGGAATAGTTCAGGTCCCCAACATTGAGCGATTCTGGTCAACCAAATCTCTATACAATGGACTTTGGGCAAGAGCCTTTATGTCACGTGACAGATTCAAGGCAATAATGTGTTTTATTAAAGTGTCAAATCCACTTACAGAGGATCCCAATGGTAAACTCTGTAAAGTGAGAATGTTAACGACATACATTAGAATGAAATGTATAAAGCTTTACCAACCTCATCAAAATGTCTCTATTGATGAAAGAATGGTTCGGAATAAAGGTAAATATGCATTTCGACAATACATTCGAGACAAGCCAACAAAGTGGGGCATGAAACTGTGGATCCTTGCTGATTCTTTAAGTGGGTATACCTatgattttgatatttatttagGAAAGCAGGATAATGGCCCTTTTGGATTAGCTTATGGGGTGGTGATGAAGTtaactaaatctatatctaggcAAGGGTATAGGCTTTTTTTTTGA